A window of Peromyscus eremicus chromosome 7, PerEre_H2_v1, whole genome shotgun sequence contains these coding sequences:
- the Rdx gene encoding radixin isoform X2 produces MPKPINVRVTTMDAELEFAIQPNTTGKQLFDQVVKTVGLREVWFFGLQYVDSKGYSTWLKLNKKVTQQDVKKENPLQFKFRAKFFPEDVSEELIQEITQRLFFLQVKEAILNDEIYCPPETAVLLASYAVQAKYGDYNKEIHKPGYLANDRLLPQRVLEQHKLTKEQWEERIQNWHEEHRGMLREDSMMEYLKIAQDLEMYGVNYFEIKNKKGTELWLGVDALGLNIYEHDDKLTPKIGFPWSEIRNISFNDKKFVIKPIDKKAPDFVFYAPRLRINKRILALCMGNHELYMRRRKPDTIEVQQMKAQAREEKHQKQLERAQLENEKKKREIAEKEKERIEREKEELMERLRQIEEQTMKAQKGCIIKVLMVYIQNYSKKH; encoded by the exons atgcCGAAACCA ATCAATGTACGAGTAACTACAATGGATGCTGAACTAGAATTTGCCATTCAGCCCAATACAACTGGCAAACAACTTTTTGACCAG GTTGTAAAAACAGTTGGTTTACGTGAGGTCTGGTTTTTCGGGCTGCAGTATGTAGACAGCAAAGGATATTCTACGTGGcttaaactgaataaaaag GTGACACAGCaagatgttaaaaaagaaaatcctttacAGTTCAAGTTTAGAGCTAAATTCTTTCCTGAAGATGTGTCTGAGGAATTGATTCAAGaaataacacagagacttttCTTCTTGCAAGTTAAAGAAGCCATCTTAAATGATGAGATATATTGCCCACCAGAAACTGCAGTTCTTTTGGCTTCGTATGCTGTCCAAGCCAAGTATGGAGATTATAATAAAGAGATTCACAAACCAGGATACCTGGCTAATGACAGACTCCTACCACAGCG TGTTTTGGAACAACACAAACTGACCAAAGAGCAGTGGGAGGAGCGGATACAGAACTGGCACGAAGAGCACAGAGGGATGCTGAG GGAGGATTCGATGATGGAGTACCTGAAGATTGCTCAAGATCTAGAAATGTATGGTGTCAACTATTTTGAAATCAAGAATAAGAAAGGCACTGAATTGTGGCTGGGCGTTGATGCTTTGGGTCTGAATATTTATGAACATGATGACAA gttaacACCTAAAATTGGTTTTCCCTGGAGTGAAATCCgaaatatttcatttaatgaCAAAAAATTTGTTATAAAGCCAATTGACAAAAAGGCACCT GATTTTGTTTTCTATGCTCCTCGTCTGAGAATCAATAAGCGGATTTTGGCCTTATGTATGGGAAACCATGAACTCTACATGAGGAGGAGAAAGCCTGATACTATTGAAGTACAACAGATGAAGGCTCAGGCCCGGGAGGAAAAGCACCAGAAGCAGTTGGAAAG GGCACAATTagagaatgaaaagaagaaaagagaaatagcagaaaaagaaaaggaaagaatagagCGTGAGAAGGAAGAGCTAATGGAGCGTCTAAGGCAAATTGAAGAGCAGACAATGAAAGCCCAAAAAG GATGTATAATAAAAGTATTAATGGTTTACATACAAAACTACTCAAAGAAGCACTGA